One window from the genome of Anguilla rostrata isolate EN2019 chromosome 5, ASM1855537v3, whole genome shotgun sequence encodes:
- the lins1 gene encoding protein Lines homolog 1 isoform X1 — MEHIFLVLQEVDSGLLLGTALGYDSHELASIICAGICEHSSGSSQNAQSSCMGDERSRPQTLPTLSSPFILMDEHKHEEKQKETLCFALSILERMSSKLLSPNPTVDCSVYYKDILRTSLEDMHLMSKLVSLFSIQDALLSHLAVKCVSSVVLFQLLESNTFNSIWQQKCFQTFQRGCPCNEMDSCLWSLTTVVKGVMKGLYKCKREILDKLLVAFDPVLPDLYTGLLSCGGPGSDIAACQIDSCNLETIHMAFVDLLEVLTAARVRLHICSMSQRLLYQRASVFLHLVDSPALYAVKKKVLLLLKRVLLEKAGDDLCIGEVPPSAQVDGQMTPDLWALADSVLRSASTGWVQRISVSGKASLFGGTSASGPGSREGPDFVMLRAVSLVLLKSLEYKVQQVSKQGSLCPVDIQSYLCPLMVFLSQHLPQSRQLCHSCAWVSLVFGDQDDDMIEAAMTLMLLYLYQKRVNATSDEDACSTGYNPHCLFIYLLKSVAFDHSVLLDFLISTETCFLEYFVKYLKFLRENWEGFRRSCLYTQGSDTLEQKSGSSGQESTMRSKLPANHANPQFNRSPASGATKSMFCPLVDYGSSDESEAEEPSVSDGPLGRPQDEGPELNCAAAGGRSLCLPEHAAEKAGDDHLTPDSMCEKTVMCLQELRKVIVRLQKRNLFPYKPASLLRLLMQIETKSGFGDGSQC, encoded by the exons ATGGAGCACATCTTTTTAGTTTTACAGGAGGTAGACAGCGGCTTATTGTTGGGAACAGCCCTAGGATACGACAGTCATGAGTTGGCGTCTATCATTTGTGCTGGTATTTGTGAACACAGCTCTGGGAGTAGCCAAAATGCTCAAAGCAGCTGTATGGGTGACGAAAGAAGCCGTCCCCAGACCCTGCCAACACTCTCAAGTCCTTTTATATTGATGGATGAACACAAGCATGAAGAAAAGCAAAAGGAAACGCTGTGTTTTGCTTTGAGCATTCTGGAAAGAATGAGCTCCAAGTTGCTGTCTCCAAACCCCACAGTGGATTGCAGCGTTTATTACAAGGATATTTTGAGGACATCATTGGAGGACATGCATCTCATGTCAAAACTT GTCTCTCTTTTCAGCATCCAGGACGCCTTATTATCACACTTAGCTGTGAAGTGTGTTTCATCTGTTGTGCTTTTTCAGCTTCTGGAGTCT aacacatttaacagCATTTGGCAACAAAAGTGTTTCCAAACCTTTCAGAGGGGATGCCCTTGCAATGAAATGGACAGTTGTTTGTGGTCTCTCACCACTGTAGTGAAAGGAGTGATGAAAGGACTGTATAAATGTAAGAGAg AAATACTGGATAAACTGCTTGTGGCATTTGACCCTGTACTGCCTGACTTGTACACAGGGCTGCTCTCATGTGGGGGACCGGGCTCTGATATTGCTGCTTGTCAAATTGACTCATGTAATTTAGAGACCATACATATGGCCTTTGTTGATTTGCTTGAAGTGCTCACTGCTGCGAGAGTCAGACTACACATCTGCTCCATGAGCCAGAGGCTTTTGTACCAGCGGGCGTCTGTGTTCCTTCACCTAGTTGACTCCCCGGCTCTCTATgctgtgaaaaagaaagtactTCTGTTGTTGAAAAGAGTCCTCCTGGAGAAAGCTGGAGATGATCTCTGCATTGGAGAAGTTCCACCCTCTGCACAGGTCGATGGTCAAATGACCCCTGACTTGTGGGCACTGGCTGACTCTGTTTTGAGGTCAGCAAGTACTGGCTGGGTTCAGCGTATTTCTGTCAGTGGCAAGGCCAGCCTTTTTGGCGGTACCAGTGCGTCAGGTCCTGGAAGCCGTGAGGGACCGGATTTTGTGATGTTGAGGGCAGTTAGCCTGGTTTTACTCAAGTCCTTGGAATACAAAGTCCAGCAAGTCAGTAAACAAG GTTCGCTGTGTCCTGTGGACATCCAAAGCTATTTATGTCCTTTGATGGTTTTCCTGAGTCAGCATCTGCCACAAAGCCGCCAGCTCTGTCATTCCTGTGCCTGGGTCTCACTGGTGTTTGGAGATCAAGATGATGACATGATAGAAGCCGCAATGACATTAATGCTGTTGTATCTGTACCAGAAGAG GGTGAATGCTACTTCAGATGAAGATGCCTGTAGCACTGGCTACAACCCTCACTGCCTCTTCATTTACCTGCTGAAAAGTGTGGCATTTGACCACTCTGTGCTCCTAGACTTCTTGATCTCAACTGAAACTTGCTTCCTGGAGTACTTTGTGAAGTATTTGAAGTTCCTGCGGGAAAACTGGGAAGGCTTCCGCAGAAGCTGTCTGTACACCCAGGGCTCTGACACACTCGAACAGAAGAGCGGGAGCTCAGGACAGGAATCCACAATGAGATCAAAACTGCCTGCTAATCACGCCAATCCTCAGTTTAACCGGTCACCAGCGAGTGGGGCCACCAAATCCATGTTTTGTCCGTTGGTGGATTACGGGAGCTCAGATGAATCTGAAGCTGAAGAGCCAAGCGTGTCAGATGGCCCATTAGGCAGACCACAAGATGAGGGGCCCGAGCTtaactgtgctgctgcaggaggacGGTCTTTGTGTTTACCAGAGCATGCAGCGGAGAAAGCCGGAGATGACCACCTGACTCCTGATAGCATGTGTGAAAAAACGGTCATGTGCCTTCAGGAGCTAAGAAAAGTCATAGTCAGGCTGCAGAAAAGAAATCTCTTTCCCTACAAGCCAGCCTCGCTGCTGAGGCTGCTGATGCAAATCGAAACAAAGAGTGGCTTTGGAGATGGATCTCAGTGTTAA
- the lins1 gene encoding protein Lines homolog 1 isoform X2, with protein MEHIFLVLQEVDSGLLLGTALGYDSHELASIICAGICEHSSGSSQNAQSSCMGDERSRPQTLPTLSSPFILMDEHKHEEKQKETLCFALSILERMSSKLLSPNPTVDCSVYYKDILRTSLEDMHLMSKLVSLFSIQDALLSHLAVKCVSSVVLFQLLESNTFNSIWQQKCFQTFQRGCPCNEMDSCLWSLTTVVKGVMKGLYKCKRGSLCPVDIQSYLCPLMVFLSQHLPQSRQLCHSCAWVSLVFGDQDDDMIEAAMTLMLLYLYQKRVNATSDEDACSTGYNPHCLFIYLLKSVAFDHSVLLDFLISTETCFLEYFVKYLKFLRENWEGFRRSCLYTQGSDTLEQKSGSSGQESTMRSKLPANHANPQFNRSPASGATKSMFCPLVDYGSSDESEAEEPSVSDGPLGRPQDEGPELNCAAAGGRSLCLPEHAAEKAGDDHLTPDSMCEKTVMCLQELRKVIVRLQKRNLFPYKPASLLRLLMQIETKSGFGDGSQC; from the exons ATGGAGCACATCTTTTTAGTTTTACAGGAGGTAGACAGCGGCTTATTGTTGGGAACAGCCCTAGGATACGACAGTCATGAGTTGGCGTCTATCATTTGTGCTGGTATTTGTGAACACAGCTCTGGGAGTAGCCAAAATGCTCAAAGCAGCTGTATGGGTGACGAAAGAAGCCGTCCCCAGACCCTGCCAACACTCTCAAGTCCTTTTATATTGATGGATGAACACAAGCATGAAGAAAAGCAAAAGGAAACGCTGTGTTTTGCTTTGAGCATTCTGGAAAGAATGAGCTCCAAGTTGCTGTCTCCAAACCCCACAGTGGATTGCAGCGTTTATTACAAGGATATTTTGAGGACATCATTGGAGGACATGCATCTCATGTCAAAACTT GTCTCTCTTTTCAGCATCCAGGACGCCTTATTATCACACTTAGCTGTGAAGTGTGTTTCATCTGTTGTGCTTTTTCAGCTTCTGGAGTCT aacacatttaacagCATTTGGCAACAAAAGTGTTTCCAAACCTTTCAGAGGGGATGCCCTTGCAATGAAATGGACAGTTGTTTGTGGTCTCTCACCACTGTAGTGAAAGGAGTGATGAAAGGACTGTATAAATGTAAGAGAg GTTCGCTGTGTCCTGTGGACATCCAAAGCTATTTATGTCCTTTGATGGTTTTCCTGAGTCAGCATCTGCCACAAAGCCGCCAGCTCTGTCATTCCTGTGCCTGGGTCTCACTGGTGTTTGGAGATCAAGATGATGACATGATAGAAGCCGCAATGACATTAATGCTGTTGTATCTGTACCAGAAGAG GGTGAATGCTACTTCAGATGAAGATGCCTGTAGCACTGGCTACAACCCTCACTGCCTCTTCATTTACCTGCTGAAAAGTGTGGCATTTGACCACTCTGTGCTCCTAGACTTCTTGATCTCAACTGAAACTTGCTTCCTGGAGTACTTTGTGAAGTATTTGAAGTTCCTGCGGGAAAACTGGGAAGGCTTCCGCAGAAGCTGTCTGTACACCCAGGGCTCTGACACACTCGAACAGAAGAGCGGGAGCTCAGGACAGGAATCCACAATGAGATCAAAACTGCCTGCTAATCACGCCAATCCTCAGTTTAACCGGTCACCAGCGAGTGGGGCCACCAAATCCATGTTTTGTCCGTTGGTGGATTACGGGAGCTCAGATGAATCTGAAGCTGAAGAGCCAAGCGTGTCAGATGGCCCATTAGGCAGACCACAAGATGAGGGGCCCGAGCTtaactgtgctgctgcaggaggacGGTCTTTGTGTTTACCAGAGCATGCAGCGGAGAAAGCCGGAGATGACCACCTGACTCCTGATAGCATGTGTGAAAAAACGGTCATGTGCCTTCAGGAGCTAAGAAAAGTCATAGTCAGGCTGCAGAAAAGAAATCTCTTTCCCTACAAGCCAGCCTCGCTGCTGAGGCTGCTGATGCAAATCGAAACAAAGAGTGGCTTTGGAGATGGATCTCAGTGTTAA
- the asb7 gene encoding ankyrin repeat and SOCS box protein 7: protein MLHHHCRRNPELQEELQIQAAVAAGDVHTVRKMLERGYSPNIRDANGWTLLHFSAARGKERCVRVFLEHGADPTVKDLIGGFTALHYAAMHGRARIARLMLESEYRGDIINAKSNDGWTPLHVAAHYGRDSFVRLLLEFKAEVDPLSDKGTTPLQLAIIRERSCCVRILLDHCANIDIQNGFLLRYAVIKGNHAYCRMFLQRGADTNLGRLEDGQTPLHLSALRDDVLCAQMLYAYGADTNTRNYEGQTPVAVSVSMSGTSRPCLDFLQEVTRQPRTLQDLCRIKIRQCIGLQNLKFLEELPIAKVMKDYLKHKFDSV from the exons ATGCTGCACCATCACTGTCGAAGGAACcctgagctgcaggaggagctgcagatCCAGGCCGCCGTGGCCGCCGGGGATGTCCACACCGTGCGCAAGATGCTGGAGCGGGGCTACTCCCCCAACATCCGCGACGCCAACGGCTGGACCCTGCTCCACTTCTCCGCCGCcagggggaaggagagatgCGTCCGCGTCTTCCTGGAGCACGGAG CCGACCCCACGGTGAAGGACTTAATAGGCGGCTTCACCGCCCTGCATTACGCGGCCATGCACGGGCGAGCGCGGATCGCCCGCCTCATGCTGGAGTCGGAGTACCGCGGCGACATCATCAACGCCAAGAGCAACGACGGCTGGACGCCGCTGCACGTGGCGGCGCACTACGGCCGGGACTCCTTCGTGCGGCTGCTGCTGGAGTTCAAGGCGGAGGTGGACCCGCTGAGCGACAAGGGCACCACGCCGCTGCAGCTGGCCATCATCCGGGAGCGCTCGTGCTGCGTGCGCATCCTGCTGGACCACTGCGCCAACATCGACATCCAGAACGGCTTCCTGCTCCGCTACGCCGTCATCAAGGGCAACCACGCCTACTGCCGCATGTTCCTGCAGCGGGGGGCCGACACCAACCTGGGCCGGCTGGAGGACGGCCAGACGCCGCTGCACCTGTCGGCGCTCCGCGACGACGTGCTGTGTGCCCAGATGCTCTACGCGTACGGCGCCGACACCAACACCCGGAACTACGAGGGCCAGACCCCCGTGGCCGTGTCCGTCAGCATGTCCGGCACCAGCCGGCCCTGCCTGGACTTTCTACAGGAAGTCACTA GACAACCAAGGACGTTGCAGGACTTGTGCAGAATAAAAATCCGACAGTGCATAGGCCTTCAAAACCTCAAGTTCCTGGAGGAGCTGCCTATCGCCAAGGTCATGAAAGACTATTTAAAACACAAGTTTGACAGCGTCTGA